CACCTCGGTGGCGAGCTTCTCCACGAGTTGCCGTACCACCGTCTCGACCAACTGCCGGGCCAGTGTCAGCACCTCGGGATTCATCAGGTGCTTGGTACGCAGCACGGCACGCAGCAGCGCCGGATTCGGCTCGACCCGTCGCAGCACGTCCGGGTCGGTGACCACATCGAAAATCTCGTACCGTTCGACCGCGTCGCGCTGCAGCCGCTCGATGGTCTCCTTCGGGAAGAGCCGGTTGATCTCGTCAAGCCAGTCGACCGTGGCCAACATCGACGGCCCGGACCCGCCGGTGCGAATGTCCCGTCGGTTGAGCTCCTCGTCCCGGCCGTAGAGCCAGTCGAGCGCGGCGTCCCGGGCGGCGGCTTCGACGCTCATCGGCTGACCGCCGAGGCACGGCGAGCCCGCGGCGCCGAGGACCAGCCGCCACCGTTCGAGAGTCGGATCCGGCGCACCGGGCCGACCGCCGGAATCCGGCCCGCTCGCGTGTTCGCCCTGGACCTGCTCGGAAACGGTGGGCGCGGTCTCCACTGCCCGGTCGGTCATGGTGTGAACAGTCCTTCCCGGATCAGCGCGGCGTCCACCCGCGCGTCGAGTTCGAGCCCGGCTGCGACCAGATCGACGGCCACCGGAAGGCGCAACAGACTGCGCCCCGAACCGGCCACGCCACGTCGGGCGAACAACCTGCTGGCGATGGTCTCCCGCTCGCGGGGCGGAAAGAACTCGAACGCCTGCCGCAGCGCCGGCAACGCTACCGCGAAGTCCCGGTCGTCCAGCGCGCCCAGCCGGTCGTCGAGCACCTCGATGATGCCCGGCTGCCCCAGCACCTCTTCCCGGGCAAGGGCGAACAACCCGGCCAGCCAGTCGCCGACCGACGACGGTTCGAACGCGCCGCGAACCGCACGTACCGGATCGCCCATGCCGTCGGGGCTGAGTGACCAGCAGAAGCCGAACGCGGCACCGCGCAGGTCCGGGGGAACCCCGGGATCCACGGCGAGTCGTCCGGCGACCGCCAGCGCGGCGTCCCGATCGAGGTCGACCTCGGTGGTGGCGTGCACGATCGCGTCGCGTACCGCCACCAGCGCGGCGATCCGCGGCAGGTCGGCCGGTTCGGCACCGCCCCGGATGCCCTCGGCCAGCCAGAGCGCTCGGGTCACCCCCGCCTTGATGACCACACCGAGCGTGTCGCCGCGCGCCGTGCCGAGCAGCCGGTCGTGGCGCCAGAGCGCGAGCATCACGGTCAGCATCCGGCCGATCGCCCCGATCTCGGGGGCGGCTGCGATGGCCCGGCCGACTTCGATCAGGACCCGGGCCGACAGTTTCGCCGCCCCGGCCAGTGCGGCGTCGAAGAGCACCTCGGCCAACTGGTCCACGTCACCGCCCGCGGTGACGACCCGCTCGGCGAGGAACGCGCTGGTCGCCTCGATCAGAGTCGGACCGTAGCCACCGACCTCGATCAGGGCCGGCAGCCGGTTCTCGTCGTCTCGTACCGTCCATTCCTCCACCCGGACCGGGTCGATGCCGGTGGCCGGGCCGGTGCGCCGGACGAATCCGGGAATGCCGAGCACTCGTAGTCGGTGCAGCGTGCGGCTTCGCGTACGGTCGGGGTCCTGGCCCAGGGTCAGCCGCAGCCTGCCGGGCTGGTCCAAGCCGTGTCGCCGCAACTCGGCGGCGACCTCGTGCACCAGCGGCGGCGTCGGGGTGGACGGGTGCAGCCGACCGACCCGGGTGCCGCTGAGCGCGGCAACCATTTCGACCACCACCGGATGGGTGCCGGTGCGCAGGGTGCCCCGCCCGGCCCACGGCAGGGGTACGTCGAGTGCCTCGCCGACCAGCGCGG
The Micromonospora pisi DNA segment above includes these coding regions:
- a CDS encoding DUF5682 family protein, with the translated sequence MTATFIGVRHHSPACARLVERTIEALRPAYVLVEGPAEMNGRLDELLLDHELPVAVFTSYRDADRQHASWAPFCGYSPEWIALTTGRSVGAELRFIDLPGWHPALAGRRNRYADAERRYADVVERLCATFGVDNIDALWDHLFEIEPDDRLAERLATYFDLVRGDLDAGEEDAEREAYMARWVRAAVAAAGQRPVVVVTGGFHRPALIRLTLSATNGATGDGWPAVPPRPDSATGGSYLVPYSFRRLDAFDGYQSGMPSPEYYRQLWEAGPEHAARYLMAAVVGRLRERRQPVSTASLIAARASAEGLSRVRGHQHPARTDVLDGLATALVGEALDVPLPWAGRGTLRTGTHPVVVEMVAALSGTRVGRLHPSTPTPPLVHEVAAELRRHGLDQPGRLRLTLGQDPDRTRSRTLHRLRVLGIPGFVRRTGPATGIDPVRVEEWTVRDDENRLPALIEVGGYGPTLIEATSAFLAERVVTAGGDVDQLAEVLFDAALAGAAKLSARVLIEVGRAIAAAPEIGAIGRMLTVMLALWRHDRLLGTARGDTLGVVIKAGVTRALWLAEGIRGGAEPADLPRIAALVAVRDAIVHATTEVDLDRDAALAVAGRLAVDPGVPPDLRGAAFGFCWSLSPDGMGDPVRAVRGAFEPSSVGDWLAGLFALAREEVLGQPGIIEVLDDRLGALDDRDFAVALPALRQAFEFFPPRERETIASRLFARRGVAGSGRSLLRLPVAVDLVAAGLELDARVDAALIREGLFTP